Proteins co-encoded in one Christiangramia fulva genomic window:
- the dnaN gene encoding DNA polymerase III subunit beta, protein MKFIVSSNYLLKQLQILGGVINNSNTLPILDNFLFDLKNDELTVSASDLETTMSAKLKVESDSEGKIAVPAKLLLDTLKTFPEQPLTFVVEENNTIELSSNYGKYALAYADGEEFPNPVELEEPSSTVVEADILATAIAKTIFASGNDDLRPVMSGVFFQFKEDGLTFVATDAHKLVKYSREDVSANQAAEFIMPKKPLNLLKGILAGSETEVLIEYNDSNAKFTFDDTQLICRLIDGKYPNYEAVIPKENPNKLTIERNQFLSSVRRVSIFSNKTTHQVRLKIAGAELNISAEDVDYSNKAEERLTCSYQGDDMQIGFNSRFLTEMLGNLTSDEVMLEMSLPNRAGILTPVDGLDKGEKITMLVMPVMLNN, encoded by the coding sequence ATGAAATTTATTGTATCCAGCAATTATCTGCTGAAACAGCTACAAATACTTGGAGGGGTAATCAATAACAGCAATACCTTACCGATTTTAGACAATTTTCTGTTCGATCTTAAAAATGATGAATTAACCGTTTCCGCTTCCGATCTTGAAACAACAATGTCGGCTAAACTAAAAGTAGAATCAGATTCTGAAGGAAAGATCGCCGTGCCGGCGAAACTCCTTTTAGATACCCTGAAGACCTTTCCTGAACAACCGCTTACTTTCGTAGTTGAAGAAAATAATACCATCGAGCTTAGCTCTAATTACGGGAAATACGCGCTGGCTTATGCCGATGGGGAGGAATTTCCCAATCCTGTAGAGCTTGAAGAGCCCAGCAGCACTGTTGTCGAAGCCGATATCCTTGCTACTGCTATTGCAAAAACTATTTTCGCCTCTGGTAATGATGATTTGAGACCGGTGATGAGTGGCGTTTTCTTTCAGTTCAAGGAAGACGGACTCACTTTCGTGGCTACCGATGCCCATAAACTGGTAAAATATTCGCGTGAAGATGTTTCAGCCAACCAGGCTGCTGAATTCATCATGCCTAAAAAACCTTTGAACCTGCTGAAAGGTATACTTGCCGGAAGTGAAACCGAAGTTCTTATCGAATACAACGATTCCAACGCCAAATTCACTTTTGACGATACACAGCTTATTTGCCGTTTAATTGACGGGAAATATCCGAATTATGAAGCGGTAATTCCGAAGGAAAATCCTAATAAATTAACCATCGAGAGAAATCAATTTTTGAGTTCCGTTAGAAGGGTTTCGATTTTCTCTAATAAAACAACGCACCAGGTTCGTTTAAAAATTGCCGGTGCCGAGCTGAATATTTCTGCTGAAGATGTGGATTACAGCAATAAAGCGGAAGAGCGTCTAACCTGTTCTTACCAGGGAGACGATATGCAGATAGGTTTCAACTCACGCTTCCTTACCGAAATGCTTGGGAATTTGACCTCAGACGAAGTGATGCTGGAAATGAGCCTGCCCAATCGTGCGGGAATCCTTACCCCGGTTGACGGCCTTGATAAAGGCGAAAAGATCACCATGTTGGTAATGCCGGTGATGCTCAATAATTGA
- a CDS encoding DUF4870 domain-containing protein, giving the protein MREDNQLIMLTHLSQLLDLVTGFGGFIVPLVIWLTQKDKVAGMDMHGKMILNFQISLFIYTILSIPLILLFGLGIFVLMAVGLLALIFPIINAIKASNGEMPYYPLSIEIIK; this is encoded by the coding sequence ATGAGAGAAGATAATCAGTTGATCATGCTAACGCACTTGAGTCAGTTATTAGATTTAGTTACGGGATTTGGCGGATTTATCGTTCCGCTGGTGATCTGGTTAACGCAAAAAGACAAGGTTGCGGGAATGGATATGCACGGGAAAATGATCCTGAATTTCCAGATAAGTCTTTTTATATATACCATTCTTTCGATCCCGCTAATACTTTTATTCGGATTGGGAATTTTCGTTTTAATGGCTGTAGGTCTTCTCGCCCTGATATTTCCTATTATTAATGCGATCAAAGCAAGCAATGGAGAAATGCCGTATTATCCTCTTTCCATTGAAATTATTAAATAG
- the mnmE gene encoding tRNA uridine-5-carboxymethylaminomethyl(34) synthesis GTPase MnmE: MKMNDTIVALATPSGAGAIAVIRVSGPDALKIVSPLFKAKSGKKLEEQDSHTLHLGNIMDGQRTIDEVLVSIFKGSRSYTGEETVEISCHGSPYIQQEIIQLLIRKGCRAAEAGEFTLRAFRNGKMDLSQAEAVADLINSENAASHQMAMQQMRGGFSNEIQKLREELLNFASLIELELDFAEEDVEFANRDQFKGLIAKIQTVLKRLIDSFATGNVLKNGIPVAIVGEPNVGKSTLLNALLNEERAIVSEIAGTTRDTIEDEMSIGGVGFRFIDTAGIRETKDVVESIGIKKTFEKIGQAQVVVFLLNAEKFGVRSSEFRVEIEKIRNKFPQKPILVIANKVDKLSEEELNNLKSELEVISSTSASLGTGSVEYIQYLLLSAKTGAGVEELKQRLLEYVNTGALRNSDTIVTNSRHYAALLKALEEINKVEEGLNRDLSGDLLAIDIRQALYHFGEITGEITNDDLLGNIFANFCIGK, translated from the coding sequence ATGAAAATGAACGATACCATTGTAGCGCTTGCAACTCCATCAGGTGCCGGAGCCATAGCCGTGATAAGGGTTTCCGGGCCGGATGCTTTGAAGATTGTTTCTCCTCTTTTTAAAGCTAAAAGCGGAAAAAAACTTGAGGAACAGGATTCTCACACGCTACACCTCGGCAATATTATGGACGGGCAACGTACCATAGATGAAGTGCTGGTATCTATTTTTAAAGGCAGCAGGTCGTATACCGGGGAAGAAACCGTGGAAATTTCCTGTCATGGAAGCCCTTATATCCAGCAGGAGATCATTCAATTACTGATCAGAAAAGGTTGTCGTGCTGCGGAAGCGGGGGAATTCACCCTTCGGGCTTTTCGAAACGGAAAGATGGACCTCAGCCAGGCCGAAGCGGTTGCCGATTTGATCAATTCTGAAAATGCAGCTTCTCACCAGATGGCCATGCAGCAGATGCGCGGCGGATTTTCGAATGAAATTCAGAAATTGCGCGAAGAACTGCTCAATTTTGCATCCCTAATTGAACTGGAACTCGACTTTGCTGAAGAAGACGTGGAATTTGCCAATCGTGACCAGTTCAAAGGACTTATCGCAAAAATTCAAACGGTGCTGAAACGGCTGATCGATTCCTTCGCCACCGGAAATGTGCTGAAAAACGGAATTCCCGTAGCCATTGTTGGTGAACCCAATGTGGGAAAATCGACCTTACTGAACGCACTTTTGAATGAAGAAAGAGCGATAGTTTCCGAAATTGCCGGGACTACGCGTGATACGATTGAAGATGAAATGAGCATTGGCGGTGTGGGTTTTCGGTTTATCGATACTGCCGGGATCAGGGAAACCAAAGACGTGGTTGAAAGCATAGGTATAAAAAAGACCTTTGAGAAGATCGGACAGGCGCAGGTAGTTGTTTTTCTGCTGAATGCAGAAAAGTTCGGAGTTCGGAGTTCAGAGTTCAGAGTGGAAATTGAGAAGATCAGGAACAAATTTCCTCAAAAACCTATTCTCGTTATTGCGAATAAGGTTGATAAACTTTCCGAAGAAGAATTAAATAATTTAAAGTCGGAGCTGGAAGTCATTTCGAGCACCTCGGCTTCGCTCGGCACAGGCTCCGTAGAATACATTCAATACTTGCTGCTTTCCGCAAAAACCGGAGCCGGGGTCGAAGAATTAAAACAAAGACTTTTGGAATATGTGAACACCGGCGCCCTGAGAAACAGCGACACGATAGTCACGAACAGTCGGCATTACGCCGCCCTTTTAAAAGCACTGGAAGAGATCAATAAGGTGGAAGAAGGCTTGAACCGGGATCTATCGGGAGATCTTCTGGCTATCGATATTCGCCAGGCGCTCTACCATTTTGGTGAGATTACCGGCGAGATCACCAACGATGATTTACTGGGGAATATCTTTGCGAATTTTTGTATTGGCAAATGA
- a CDS encoding helix-turn-helix transcriptional regulator → MATNIRVEKICEHCGKTFIAKTMVTRYCSHTCNSRAYKEKKKYEKLNGDSVSNNEEIIKKVPGPSSSYLSIIKETEFLTVPEVAKLLRLSKATVYRLIKEGNLKAVKFSQRSTRVKRSEIDNLFKN, encoded by the coding sequence ATGGCGACTAATATTAGGGTTGAAAAAATTTGCGAACACTGCGGCAAAACGTTTATAGCTAAGACAATGGTCACCAGATACTGTTCGCACACTTGCAATAGCAGAGCATATAAAGAGAAAAAAAAGTATGAAAAGTTAAATGGTGACAGCGTTTCTAATAATGAAGAAATTATTAAAAAGGTTCCGGGACCTTCCTCCTCCTACCTGAGCATAATAAAAGAAACTGAATTTCTAACTGTTCCAGAAGTAGCTAAACTTTTGCGGCTTTCTAAAGCTACAGTTTATAGATTAATTAAAGAGGGGAATTTAAAAGCGGTTAAATTCTCCCAAAGATCTACCCGGGTAAAAAGAAGTGAAATTGATAATTTATTTAAAAATTAA
- a CDS encoding site-specific integrase, whose amino-acid sequence MANVTLRSKKLAKGKLSLYLDFYPEIVNPKTGKPTRREFLKLKIFENPKNEIEREHNSTQIQLAEQIRAKRLIDIRNKEYGLKEHMNLDINFYDFFKSIVGEYYNNGSKGNYHSWKSSLDYWEKYIGKSLMSKQLLPYHVEKFRDFLLSAKTLRNNEKDLSRNTASAYYKNFINVLKRAHKKKLLASNLAEDAVYIKEEETYREYLTEEELKELSKATCALPSLKRMAFFSVMTGLRFADINNLEWKNVFHDKSQGYYIKLKERKTGNIQNHFIPNNAQALLVKEGTTKGKVFKNIKYSQITRPLKDWLDAADIKKKISFHNFRHTYATLQLSKGTDIYTLSKMLGHKNVTTTQIYGKVMDRQKIEASKKLNLEFDGL is encoded by the coding sequence ATGGCTAACGTAACATTGAGAAGTAAAAAATTGGCAAAAGGAAAACTAAGCCTTTATCTTGACTTCTATCCAGAAATAGTTAATCCTAAAACTGGCAAACCAACCCGTAGGGAGTTTCTAAAACTCAAGATCTTTGAAAATCCCAAAAATGAAATTGAGCGTGAACATAATTCCACACAAATTCAACTTGCAGAACAAATTCGAGCCAAAAGACTAATAGATATAAGAAATAAAGAATATGGTCTAAAAGAACATATGAATCTGGACATCAACTTTTATGACTTCTTCAAGAGTATTGTAGGTGAATACTACAACAACGGTAGTAAAGGAAATTATCATTCCTGGAAGTCTTCTTTAGATTACTGGGAAAAGTATATTGGGAAGAGCCTAATGAGTAAACAGCTTTTACCCTATCACGTAGAAAAATTCCGTGATTTTTTGTTATCCGCAAAAACCTTGAGGAATAACGAAAAAGATCTTTCACGCAACACTGCTTCTGCCTATTATAAAAACTTTATTAATGTCTTAAAAAGAGCTCATAAAAAGAAGCTATTAGCATCTAATTTAGCGGAGGATGCAGTTTACATTAAGGAGGAAGAAACCTATCGCGAATACCTAACAGAAGAGGAATTAAAAGAGCTTTCTAAAGCAACCTGTGCCCTTCCTTCTCTCAAACGGATGGCATTCTTTTCTGTGATGACAGGGTTACGATTTGCGGATATTAATAATCTGGAGTGGAAGAATGTATTCCATGACAAATCTCAAGGGTATTACATTAAACTTAAGGAAAGAAAAACCGGAAATATTCAAAATCACTTCATACCTAATAATGCTCAGGCTCTATTGGTAAAGGAAGGTACAACAAAAGGAAAAGTCTTTAAAAATATCAAGTATTCTCAAATTACCCGCCCATTAAAGGATTGGTTAGACGCAGCAGATATCAAAAAAAAAATATCCTTTCATAATTTCCGCCATACTTATGCTACCCTTCAATTATCAAAAGGAACCGACATTTACACGCTTTCCAAAATGTTAGGTCATAAGAATGTTACTACAACCCAGATCTATGGCAAAGTAATGGACCGACAAAAAATTGAAGCCTCGAAAAAACTAAATCTTGAATTTGATGGATTATAA
- a CDS encoding helix-turn-helix transcriptional regulator — MRKVVYEVTEENAHLIAKILLKQLLEQDVSQEDQYLTIEELGELIGYKKTSIYGLVQKNKIPYHKRGKLFFLKSEIMEWLKNGKKTTTEDIKRKADEYLLNNRY; from the coding sequence ATGAGAAAAGTAGTTTACGAAGTAACTGAAGAAAACGCACACTTGATAGCTAAAATTCTTCTTAAGCAGTTACTCGAGCAAGACGTAAGTCAAGAAGATCAATACCTAACAATTGAAGAGTTAGGCGAACTGATTGGTTATAAGAAAACTTCCATATACGGACTAGTCCAGAAGAACAAGATACCTTATCACAAGAGAGGGAAATTATTTTTCCTCAAGTCAGAAATAATGGAATGGCTTAAAAACGGGAAGAAAACTACCACCGAGGATATAAAAAGAAAAGCTGATGAATATCTTCTAAATAACCGGTATTAA